A single region of the Mercenaria mercenaria strain notata chromosome 6, MADL_Memer_1, whole genome shotgun sequence genome encodes:
- the LOC123549678 gene encoding uncharacterized protein LOC123549678 isoform X2, producing MNKGPYTSLLVDSLLFDKLKDLRCMLENHLEVCVFGRENIEQESLVVTTEPLQRLSQDITLLRQERSYEATATDPPVMRVDVAYAKINNFGHEGLMEIVESVNHLISDLGKTMADLYHSLLIVCHTDKLYQITDTEQFRSCVIKTMHESFGLDLSADNIIFGIGSEMLSSKISLIIETRIINGFFMMREHLQSFFSNKSTICLGKMDIVESEQLLNAVQGFLKDGFRLVDILEDSQRKGEPFIEIVLRHLTRNIRCVILDPLSSKFNLKPDLINQIAHELIFEEQMKESISKNTRYHLGKLQQPCEENVKALKTPNKWYRFPGRKFAFIAYPLREDIRPTVLKLEESLASFRRKVTTMKKMIFEIDGNIQQSIVGKADLKKSMRNRDLTDEFRKRILS from the exons ATGA ATAAAGGACCATATACATCTCTGTTAGTTGATTCGTTATTGTTTGACAAATTAAAAGACCTGAGATGTATGCTAGAAAACCATCTTGAGGTGTGTGTCTTTGGCCGAGAAAATATTGAGCAGGAATCGTTAGTTGTAACAACAGAGCCACTTCAGCGTTTGTCGCAAGATATCACCTTACTTCGGCAAGAGAGGAGTTATGAGGCAACAGCTACAGACCCCCCTGTTATGCGTGTTGATGTAGCATATGCAAAGATTAATAATTTTGGACATGAAGGACTGATG gAAATCGTAGAATCCGTTAATCACCTTATTTCTGACCTAGGGAAAACAATGGCAGATTTATATCATTCACTGCTCATAGTATGTCATACGGATAAGTTATACCAAATAACTGATACTGAACAGTTTCGTTCCTGTGTTATAAAGACGATGCATGAATCGTTCGGCTTAGATCTTTCTGCTGACAATATAATCTTTGGAATAGGTAGTGAGATGCTAAGTAGCAAAATATCTCTGATCATAGAAACGCGAATCATAAATGGATTTTTCATGATGCGGGAACATTTGCAAAGCTTCTTTAGTAATAAAAGTACTATATGTTTAGGGAAAATGGACATAGTGGAGTCAGAGCAATTACTAAATGCAGTACAAGGTTTTTTGAAAGACGGATTCAGACTTGTCGACATACTAGAAGATAGTCAAAGGAAAGGCGAACCCTTTATTGAAATTGTTCTGCGCCATCTTACACGCAATATACGATGTGTCATCCTGGATCCATTGTCATCAAAGTTTAATTTGAAACCAGACCTAATCAATCAAATTGCACACGAATTGATATTTGAGGAGCAAATGAAGGAAAGCATCTCCAAAAATACGCGGTATCACCTAGGCAAACTGCAGCAACCCTGCGAAGAAAATGTTAAAGCGCTGAAAACACCTAATAAGTGGTATCGATTTCCAGGTAGAAAGTTTGCATTTATTGCATATCCTTTACGGGAAGACATTCGGCCGACCGTTTTGAAGTTGGAAGAAAGTCTGGCTTCTTTTCGGCGCAAAGTAACAACAATGAAGAAGATGATTTTTGAAATTGACGGAAACATACAGCAATCTATAGTGGGAAAAGCTGATCTAAAGAAAAGTATGAGAAACAGAGACTTAACGGACGAATTCAGGAAACGCATTTTGTCGTAA
- the LOC123549678 gene encoding uncharacterized protein LOC123549678 isoform X1 → MSVSKFVHVFNTWEVYPRVYHFQKRFKDVHSRFINIMNKGPYTSLLVDSLLFDKLKDLRCMLENHLEVCVFGRENIEQESLVVTTEPLQRLSQDITLLRQERSYEATATDPPVMRVDVAYAKINNFGHEGLMEIVESVNHLISDLGKTMADLYHSLLIVCHTDKLYQITDTEQFRSCVIKTMHESFGLDLSADNIIFGIGSEMLSSKISLIIETRIINGFFMMREHLQSFFSNKSTICLGKMDIVESEQLLNAVQGFLKDGFRLVDILEDSQRKGEPFIEIVLRHLTRNIRCVILDPLSSKFNLKPDLINQIAHELIFEEQMKESISKNTRYHLGKLQQPCEENVKALKTPNKWYRFPGRKFAFIAYPLREDIRPTVLKLEESLASFRRKVTTMKKMIFEIDGNIQQSIVGKADLKKSMRNRDLTDEFRKRILS, encoded by the exons ATGAGTGTGtcaaaatttgtacatgtatttaatacaTGGGAAGTCTACCCGCGGGTTTATCACTTCCAGAAACGATTCAAAGATGTTCACAGTAGATTCATCAACATAATGA ATAAAGGACCATATACATCTCTGTTAGTTGATTCGTTATTGTTTGACAAATTAAAAGACCTGAGATGTATGCTAGAAAACCATCTTGAGGTGTGTGTCTTTGGCCGAGAAAATATTGAGCAGGAATCGTTAGTTGTAACAACAGAGCCACTTCAGCGTTTGTCGCAAGATATCACCTTACTTCGGCAAGAGAGGAGTTATGAGGCAACAGCTACAGACCCCCCTGTTATGCGTGTTGATGTAGCATATGCAAAGATTAATAATTTTGGACATGAAGGACTGATG gAAATCGTAGAATCCGTTAATCACCTTATTTCTGACCTAGGGAAAACAATGGCAGATTTATATCATTCACTGCTCATAGTATGTCATACGGATAAGTTATACCAAATAACTGATACTGAACAGTTTCGTTCCTGTGTTATAAAGACGATGCATGAATCGTTCGGCTTAGATCTTTCTGCTGACAATATAATCTTTGGAATAGGTAGTGAGATGCTAAGTAGCAAAATATCTCTGATCATAGAAACGCGAATCATAAATGGATTTTTCATGATGCGGGAACATTTGCAAAGCTTCTTTAGTAATAAAAGTACTATATGTTTAGGGAAAATGGACATAGTGGAGTCAGAGCAATTACTAAATGCAGTACAAGGTTTTTTGAAAGACGGATTCAGACTTGTCGACATACTAGAAGATAGTCAAAGGAAAGGCGAACCCTTTATTGAAATTGTTCTGCGCCATCTTACACGCAATATACGATGTGTCATCCTGGATCCATTGTCATCAAAGTTTAATTTGAAACCAGACCTAATCAATCAAATTGCACACGAATTGATATTTGAGGAGCAAATGAAGGAAAGCATCTCCAAAAATACGCGGTATCACCTAGGCAAACTGCAGCAACCCTGCGAAGAAAATGTTAAAGCGCTGAAAACACCTAATAAGTGGTATCGATTTCCAGGTAGAAAGTTTGCATTTATTGCATATCCTTTACGGGAAGACATTCGGCCGACCGTTTTGAAGTTGGAAGAAAGTCTGGCTTCTTTTCGGCGCAAAGTAACAACAATGAAGAAGATGATTTTTGAAATTGACGGAAACATACAGCAATCTATAGTGGGAAAAGCTGATCTAAAGAAAAGTATGAGAAACAGAGACTTAACGGACGAATTCAGGAAACGCATTTTGTCGTAA
- the LOC123549681 gene encoding uncharacterized protein LOC123549681, whose product MTTPLSDFSHVLSTWEVYPRAHHFQTRFNDVYTRYKKIATEGPHSTIFKDSKLREPLEKLYCQLGNILRVIVIGRNDLQTKCFISSPQRAEGPTYSPLLDGSKSGPEDQTTTLVICYAVINHFDSEGLKEILDTLEYFKSMEEKLRSCLIAPPLIVCQTRMMHDRNISETDQFLSSFISTAATSLGMKLEAGDITIDPDETALGSIISEILERKIIHGFVNMSTQLRDFVGDRCFVSDAIEILESEQLITSIQGFMKNGLGFVDILETRKDEPFTEIVLRSAVRVIRCAIMAPLSAKHSLPQDTCNRIAHATNFEDELIRCVSKNTRYHLSKLEKPCDEMVKATKSGKKSHHFPGRSFVFIAYPLRDDIKKGFDELEQKLISVRRIASTMRKMLFEIGGYFSQSIGSTEAIQTGTKIPDNLRREIMTLDGVYGMGTIYGQVEIHLRKMEKVKKTEVQNKVSEVMNCFKFIQSYRIISVLQEPRNLFAFTSGRGIKSLNPHKNDTYRKGTLGGFVRSNNNQLYGLTCAHVVHGNGNVHDVFIQSETEEMVLIGRSLPRMTVFPATDHIAFIDIAAIEITKECQPECSLKDEHGQEKRAQVFEGEPETIVSNFIYKYGATSDLTKGIVCSTDYSLFGADARELVVLIDSLPSIDAGNYAQDGDSGAINCMTDITNHSDTIKAVSMITAGGCILEDHDNEICLSFLLHNGIERLQESGGVELKLSTSEN is encoded by the exons aTGACTACACCTTTATCGGACTTTTCCCACGTGCTGAGCACGTGGGAGGTATATCCACGGGCACATCACTTTCAGACACGATTCAATGACGTTTATACAAGATATAAGAAAATAGCAA cggaAGGTCCCCATTCAACTATTTTTAAAGATTCAAAACTGAGGGAACCGTTGGAGAAATTGTATTGTCAGTTGGGAAATATCCTCAGAGTTATCGTTATAGGACGGAACGATCTTcaaacaaaatgtttcatttcttcaCCTCAACGTGCAGAAGGTCCGACCTATTCTCCATTGCTGGATGGCTCAAAATCAGGGCCTGAAGATCAAACCACAACGCTTGTCATCTGTTATGCAGTGATAAATCATTTTGATAGCGAAGGGTTGAAG GAAATTTTAGATACATTAGAGTATTTCAAATCCATGGAAGAGAAATTGAGGTCATGTTTAATTGCTCCTCCGCTAATTGTTTGCCAAACGAGAATGATGCACGACAGAAACATATCAGAAACTGACCAGTTCCTTTCCAGTTTCATTTCTACAGCAGCGACGTCACTTGGTATGAAATTAGAAGCTGGAGATATCACCATTGACCCAGATGAAACAGCCCTTGGTAGCATAATTTCCGAAATTCTAGAAAGAAAAATCATCCATGGCTTTGTCAATATGAGCACACAGTTACGAGATTTCGTTGGTGATAGATGTTTTGTTTCTGACGCGATTGAGATATTAGAATCGGAGCAACTAATCACCTCAATACAGGGCTTTATGAAAAATGGATTAGGATTTGTAGATATACTAGAGACAAGGAAAGACGAACCTTTCACAGAAATAGTGCTCCGCAGTGCCGTTCGTGTTATCCGATGCGCCATCATGGCGCCATTGTCTGCTAAACACAGCTTGCCTCAGGACACATGCAATCGCATTGCTCATGCAACCAACTTTGAAGACGAGTTAATCAGATGCGTTTCGAAGAACACAAGATACCACCTGTCAAAGCTCGAAAAGCCTTGTGATGAAATGGTAAAAGCAACAAAATCAGGTAAAAAGTCGCACCACTTTCCAGGCAGAAGTTTCGTATTTATTGCATATCCGTTGCGTGATGATATCAAAAAAGGTTTTGATGAACTGGAACAGAAACTGATTTCTGTGAGACGTATTGCATCCACTATGAGGAAGATGTTGTTCGAAATCGGCGGATACTTCAGTCAGTCTATCGGGAGTACGGAAGCCATCCAGACAGGTACAAAAATCCCGGACAATCTTAGGAGAGAAATCATGAC GTTAGATGGTGTGTATGGTATGGGAACAATCTATGGGCAAGTCGAAATACACCTGCGGAAAATGGAAAAGGTGAAGAAAACAGAAGTACAGAATAAAGTTTCTGAAGTGATGAATTGTTTCAAGTTCATCCAGTCGTACCGTATTATCAGCGTATTACAAGAGCCACGAAATCTCTTTGCTTTCACGTCCGGACGCGGTATAAAGAGTCTAAACCCGCATAAAAATGATACTTACCGAAAAGGTACTTTGGGTGGCTTTGTTCGTAGTAACAACAACCAGTTGTACGGGCTAACCTGCGCTCATGTTGTCCATGGAAATGGTAATGTACACGACGTCTTTATCCAAAGCGAAACAGAAGAGATGGTCTTGATCGGAAGAAGTCTTCCAAGAATGACAGTTTTCCCCGCTACGGACCATATCGCCTTTATTGACATTGCGGCCATAGAAATTACAAAAGAATGTCAGCCAGAATGCTCTCTAAAGGATGAGCACGGACAGGAAAAAAGAGCACAAGTGTTTGAAGGGGAGCCGGAGACAattgtttcaaatttcatttacAAGTACGGAGCTACTTCAGATCTGACGAAAGGCATCGTGTGCTCGACCGACTACAGTTTGTTTGGTGCGGATGCAAGAGAACTAGTTGTGCTTATAGACAGTCTACCATCGATAGACGCAGGTAATTACGCGCAAGATGGTGACAGTGGCGCTATTAATTGCATGACTGATATAACAAATCATAGTGACACTATCAAGGCAGTTTCAATGATAACCGCTGGAGGATGTATATTAGAAGACCATGACAATGAAATTTGTTTGTCATTCCTGTTGCATAATGGGATAGAAAGATTGCAAGAATCAGGTGGTGTTGAGTTAAAACTGTCTACGTCTGAGAACTAA